One Lycium barbarum isolate Lr01 chromosome 5, ASM1917538v2, whole genome shotgun sequence genomic window carries:
- the LOC132640777 gene encoding uncharacterized protein LOC132640777 isoform X2 has product MYNFPPSLILGPRRRNLGMVTPEELIMYLIDINLRGDVLIHLNKLIKQMGENCIDLALELWNSFNTVYILLQEVTAVYQRFSTSTLTMEESTRVRNALAVLQCMASHPEARWGLIKANIPHYLYPFIQISTNEKPLEFVRPGSLDLIGALAKFDDQYGPEILNFFLDTQLFPRCLHCMDHGDKLTGKVVRGGHILLLYRERELYMSSPFALKLIKVIKRIDTGVEH; this is encoded by the exons ATGTATAATTTTCCGCCGTCATTAATTCTGGGGCCACGGCGGCGTAACTTGGGAATGGTGACGCCGGAGGAGTTGATAATGTATCTTATTGACATTAATCTTCGTGGAGATGTTCTTATTCATCTCAACAAACTCATTAAACAG atGGGAGAAAATTGCATCGATCTTGCTTTGGAGTTGTGGAACTCCTTTAATACAGTCTACATACTGCTACAG GAAGTAACGGCAGTGTACCAGAGGTTTTCAACCTCAACATTAACCATGGAGGAATCTACTCGAGTTCGTAATGCTCTTGCTGTACTTCAG TGTATGGCCTCTCATCCAGAAGCAAGATGGGGGCTTATCAAAG CAAACATACCACATTATCTTTACCCATTTATCCAAATTTCTACAAATGAAAAGCCTCTGGAATTTGTGAGGCCTGGCAGCTTGGATCTTATCGGTGCCCTAGCAAAG TTTGATGATCAATATGGGCCAGAaattcttaatttttttctaGATACACAACTATTTCCTAGGTGCCTGCACTGCATGGATCATGGTGATAAACTGACTGGGAAG GTAGTTCGAGGTGGTCATATTCTGCTTCTTTACAGAGAGCGTGAATTGTATATGTCTTCACCTTTTGCGCTGAAACTTATTAAGGTTATAAAAAGAATTGATACTGGAGTGGAACATTGA
- the LOC132640777 gene encoding uncharacterized protein LOC132640777 isoform X1, which translates to MYNFPPSLILGPRRRNLGMVTPEELIMYLIDINLRGDVLIHLNKLIKQMGENCIDLALELWNSFNTVYILLQEVTAVYQRFSTSTLTMEESTRVRNALAVLQCMASHPEARWGLIKANIPHYLYPFIQISTNEKPLEFVRPGSLDLIGALAKFDDQYGPEILNFFLDTQLFPRCLHCMDHGDKLTGKVRPAYNLIFCRNISFSSSMRVVFRYNDKYTCDLSSEMLILCPTSIHVVHMKTF; encoded by the exons ATGTATAATTTTCCGCCGTCATTAATTCTGGGGCCACGGCGGCGTAACTTGGGAATGGTGACGCCGGAGGAGTTGATAATGTATCTTATTGACATTAATCTTCGTGGAGATGTTCTTATTCATCTCAACAAACTCATTAAACAG atGGGAGAAAATTGCATCGATCTTGCTTTGGAGTTGTGGAACTCCTTTAATACAGTCTACATACTGCTACAG GAAGTAACGGCAGTGTACCAGAGGTTTTCAACCTCAACATTAACCATGGAGGAATCTACTCGAGTTCGTAATGCTCTTGCTGTACTTCAG TGTATGGCCTCTCATCCAGAAGCAAGATGGGGGCTTATCAAAG CAAACATACCACATTATCTTTACCCATTTATCCAAATTTCTACAAATGAAAAGCCTCTGGAATTTGTGAGGCCTGGCAGCTTGGATCTTATCGGTGCCCTAGCAAAG TTTGATGATCAATATGGGCCAGAaattcttaatttttttctaGATACACAACTATTTCCTAGGTGCCTGCACTGCATGGATCATGGTGATAAACTGACTGGGAAGGTTAGGCCTGCCTACAATTTGATCTTTTGCAGAAatatttcattttcatcttctATGAGAGTGGTATTCCGATATAACGATAAATATACATGTGATTTATCATCAGAAATGCTTATACTGTGCCCAACTTCTATACATGTTGTTCATATGAAAACATTTTGA
- the LOC132640777 gene encoding uncharacterized protein LOC132640777 isoform X4: MGENCIDLALELWNSFNTVYILLQEVTAVYQRFSTSTLTMEESTRVRNALAVLQCMASHPEARWGLIKANIPHYLYPFIQISTNEKPLEFVRPGSLDLIGALAKFDDQYGPEILNFFLDTQLFPRCLHCMDHGDKLTGKVRPAYNLIFCRNISFSSSMRVVFRYNDKYTCDLSSEMLILCPTSIHVVHMKTF, translated from the exons atGGGAGAAAATTGCATCGATCTTGCTTTGGAGTTGTGGAACTCCTTTAATACAGTCTACATACTGCTACAG GAAGTAACGGCAGTGTACCAGAGGTTTTCAACCTCAACATTAACCATGGAGGAATCTACTCGAGTTCGTAATGCTCTTGCTGTACTTCAG TGTATGGCCTCTCATCCAGAAGCAAGATGGGGGCTTATCAAAG CAAACATACCACATTATCTTTACCCATTTATCCAAATTTCTACAAATGAAAAGCCTCTGGAATTTGTGAGGCCTGGCAGCTTGGATCTTATCGGTGCCCTAGCAAAG TTTGATGATCAATATGGGCCAGAaattcttaatttttttctaGATACACAACTATTTCCTAGGTGCCTGCACTGCATGGATCATGGTGATAAACTGACTGGGAAGGTTAGGCCTGCCTACAATTTGATCTTTTGCAGAAatatttcattttcatcttctATGAGAGTGGTATTCCGATATAACGATAAATATACATGTGATTTATCATCAGAAATGCTTATACTGTGCCCAACTTCTATACATGTTGTTCATATGAAAACATTTTGA
- the LOC132640777 gene encoding uncharacterized protein LOC132640777 isoform X3, whose translation MYNFPPSLILGPRRRNLGMVTPEELIMYLIDINLRGDVLIHLNKLIKQMGENCIDLALELWNSFNTVYILLQEVTAVYQRFSTSTLTMEESTRVRNALAVLQCMASHPEARWGLIKANIPHYLYPFIQISTNEKPLEFVRPGSLDLIGALAKFDDQYGPEILNFFLDTQLFPRCLHCMDHGDKLTGKWCKSCVDWYRQTYWKP comes from the exons ATGTATAATTTTCCGCCGTCATTAATTCTGGGGCCACGGCGGCGTAACTTGGGAATGGTGACGCCGGAGGAGTTGATAATGTATCTTATTGACATTAATCTTCGTGGAGATGTTCTTATTCATCTCAACAAACTCATTAAACAG atGGGAGAAAATTGCATCGATCTTGCTTTGGAGTTGTGGAACTCCTTTAATACAGTCTACATACTGCTACAG GAAGTAACGGCAGTGTACCAGAGGTTTTCAACCTCAACATTAACCATGGAGGAATCTACTCGAGTTCGTAATGCTCTTGCTGTACTTCAG TGTATGGCCTCTCATCCAGAAGCAAGATGGGGGCTTATCAAAG CAAACATACCACATTATCTTTACCCATTTATCCAAATTTCTACAAATGAAAAGCCTCTGGAATTTGTGAGGCCTGGCAGCTTGGATCTTATCGGTGCCCTAGCAAAG TTTGATGATCAATATGGGCCAGAaattcttaatttttttctaGATACACAACTATTTCCTAGGTGCCTGCACTGCATGGATCATGGTGATAAACTGACTGGGAAG TGGTGCAAGTCTTGCGTCGACTGGTATAGACAAACTTACTGGAAGCCCTGA